Genomic window (Chondrocystis sp. NIES-4102):
TTAACGTCCAACAATATACCGTTGGAAAATACAACTGCGGAAAGTGTAGAGGAAAATCACTAGGCTTTAAAACCTTAATCAAGCCTAGCAAGAAAAGCATCCTAAGACACTATAAACAACTGGCAAAAATAATTACCGAAGCCAAATCTTGGAAACAAGAAGCATTAATAGGTAAACTTAACCCTATTATTCGCGGATGGTGTAATTATTTTTCCATAGGGGTGTCAAAGAAAGTTTTTCAAAAAATGGATTGGTTAATCTGGTGGAAACTCTTTAAATGGGGAATAAGTAGGCATAATAATAAAGGAAAGGATTGGTGTAAAAACAAATACTTCCAAAAATATGAAACTTACAACATAAACGAAGGTAAAATCATCAGTAAAAATTGGATATTCGCGACAACCAAAGATGGAAATATTCATAATTGGCTACTTTCACATGGTGACACAAAAATCATCCATTATACGAAAGTAAAAAGCGATGTCAGTCCTTACGATGGAAACTTAATTTACTGGAGTTCCCGTATGGGAAAAAATCCCCTAATGCCATCCCGCAAAGCAAAATTGCTTAAAACCCAAAAAGGAAAATGCAACTGGTGCGGTTTAACGTTCAGACAAGATGATGTATTAGAAGTAGACCACGTTATCCCAAAATCAAAAGGTGGAACGGATTACTATAAAAACTTGCAGGTACTTCATCGACATTGCCATGATAAAAAGACATCAGCCGACGGATCACACGAACCTACCTTTAAACCAGTAAAACTCCCTCAAGGATGGTATTGGGAAGGAGGAATGTTGATTACATAGGGTCTAATAGCGTATTGATGACAACAACCGTTTTATTGAGGAGCGCATTGAAGTGAAAGTTTCATGATGCGTTTTGTAGAGCAGTAGGTGGGGTAACTCACTTACTGACTTTAATATGATTTGGCAATAGATAATATTCTTTCTCGCGTTACAGGAGGGAATATTTCTAATATTGATGGTTTAATTAGGGCAAATGGTACAGCGAATTTGTTTTTAGTTAACCCTGCGGGTATGATATTTGGGGAAAATGCCCGACTGGATGTAGGCGGCTCGTTTGTTGGTAGTAGTGCCACGGGTTTATTATTTGAGGATGGCACTGTTTTTAGTAGTGGGAATTTATCTACACCTTTATTAACTATTAATGCCCCCATAGGTTTGGATCTTAGGGGTGCAACGGGAGATATTATTAGTGTTGGGAATTTATCTAGCGATCGCGATTTTTCTTTGGCTGCTAATAATTTGTATTTGCAAGGGGAATTACAAGCTAATGGTGATCTGAGTTTACAAGCCCTAGATAAGATTACTATACGGGATAATGTAAGCAAACCTGGGATATTAAAAGCAGGGAAGAATTTATTAATTCAAGGCGATCGTATTGATTTGGCTATTTTAAATAGTCGTGCTAGTGGGTTGTTTGCTGATGATGATTTGGTTTTAATTAGTAACAACCCAATTAATGGTGATGCTCATTATTATAGTGGGGGTGATTTTCGTCTCCAACAGTTGGATGGTAATTTAGGTAAATTAATTAGTACTGATGATCCGATAGTGCGATCGCAGGGTGATGTAAGTCTGGCTGGTTATCAAGGGGCATCTTTACATATTTTGGCTGGTGGCAATGTTATTATTGACGGTGATATTCGCATTACTGGGATAGATACTAGCCTTAATTCTCTACAAGAAAGGGTTACTATCAGTGATGGTAGGGAAATTGAAATTGATGGTAGTCGTGAGCCTACTTTGGATATTCGTGCTGGTACAATTGTTACACCAGAATTTCCCACCGCTACTACCACGGCTACAGGTAGTGATATTAGGATCAACGGCACAGTTATTAATCCTGGTGGTAAAGTATTTTTAAGTAATCAATATCAATCTAATCCGAATTTGGCTGCTGGAGATATTAGTGTTACCGCTATTAATAGTAGTAATTCTTTGGGGAATGGGGGAGATGTTATTGTAGATGCGCGCAATAATATTAATGTTGTTAATGGAATTAATACGGCTTCAGTGGTTGATACGCAACTTACGACTGTCGCTAATTTGGCAACTTTTCCAGTAACTAGTATTAATTCAGGAAATGGCGGATCTATAACTCTTTTATCCTTGGGAGATATTTTAGCAGGTGATTTTAATAGTGCAAGCAGGATTAATTTAGATTTAAATACTGAGGTGGATACTATTACTGAAGCCAATAATATTTTTGCTATTCCCCAAGCGGATCTTAATACTGGTGAAGGAGGGGCGATTAATTTACGTGCAGGTAGTAATATTAATGTAGGGAATTTAGATAGTAGTGCTGCGATCGCTGTTGCTAGTAATATTAATTCCCTCGACAACTTTGGGATAGTTGCTACTCTATTAAAACTCAATACTGCTAACGGGGGTAATATTAAGCTGGAGGCGGGAAAAAATTTAACTACAGCTAATATTAATTCTAGTGTTTCTTTGAGCGATCGCTCCTCAAGTTCTGCCCAGACTACTCCTAATATTACTTTATCCGTTGCCGAAATAACTTTAAATATCCCTCAAGCAAATTTAGGATCTTCTGGGGAAATTAATCTCAAAGCTGGCAAGATAATTAATACAGGGGCGTTAAATTCTGCGGTTTTGGTGGTTAATAATTCCAACAACCAAGCCCAGATAGTGGCAAATAACCCCCTAGTAGCTACCGCCCAAAAACCATCAAGGGCTATTTCGCGCCTTAATTTAACTGCTGAAATTACTATTGGTAAGGGGGGAAACATTACTATTGATAGCCCCCAAGCAACACTAACAGATGTAAACTCTAGTATTGGTGTTACTTCCGAAAATATTGTTTTTGCCCAAGCTAATGCAGATAATAGTACTGCGGTTAATTCCTTTGCTAATAGTAATATTAATTTAAATGTTGTTGGCGATCGCCCTGGTACAATTAATTTTAAAGTGGAAGATGGTTTAAGGGTTGGTAAATTAAATGCAGGTATTACCACCAACGCAGTCAATAATTTAGACTCTAAGGCTAATTCCCAAGGAGAGGGAGCGATCGCCCTACCTAATAATACTAGTAGCAATACAATTCGGTTTAACGCTCAAGCTGATTTTGCTAATATTAATCTTCAGCGATATTACCCCGATCTCCCTCAAGGTATAAATAAAGTACCAGATCTACTTAATATTGATTCTACATCTTTTAATCCCTGTCCTGTTAATAATGCAGTCAATACCAAACTTCAGCCTATAGAAACATCCCAAGGAAAGATTTATCCAGCTAGAGGTATTGAAATCAAAAATGGTAAAGTACGTCTTACACCTCAACCCAATAATAATTCTCCTGCGCGAAATTCCCAGCCAGATAGTTGTAACTAACTGAGAAACATAATTTTTTGAGGTTGAAGCTGAATTTTCCAGGGAGAGGGTAAACACTTTAACTTTTCCCACCTATCTTTATACACTTCCGCCTGTAGATGATAATCTTCCCTATGTTTAGGTGCTTGATTGAGTTTAAGATATAAAGTCATGCGGTGTTGAGTTTCGCTTTGGTTGGCTAACCAACAGTTAAAAGTATTTGCTGCTTGCTTAATACCCAGAATATCTAATTGATAAGCGCGAATACCTACATATTTGAGGGTTGGGGGAATAGGAGGAATAACTTCTAAGGTACAATACCAATCAACTGCTAAAATTTGATGATCATTAATAGCGATCGCACGGGAAAAGTTTTTACAACCTGTTAGTTGAGCAGTGCGATAATTACCTGGGTGTTTAAAGATATCCTGTTTACTGCCAATAGCGATCGCCCTACCTTGATCTATTACCATTAAATTAGGACAAACTCGATAGGCTTCTTCCAGGTTATGGGTAATTAAAAGAGTTACTCCCTGATAATGTATCAGATTATTTCTGAGTATTTTCTCTTGTTTATCGCGTAAATAAGTATCCAAAGCCGAAAACGGTTCATCCAATAACATTATCTCAGGTTTACTAGCTCTTGCTCTTGCTAACGCCACCCTTTGCTGTTGCCCCCCTGAGAGTTGACGAGGATAGCGATCGCCGATAGCTGCTAAATTAACGGCAATTAATTGTTGTGCTATTTCTTCTTTAATTGCTTGACTTGTTTTACCTGATGGCATTCCAAAGGCTATATTTTCTGCCACAGTTAGATGGGGAAACAGGGCGTAATTCTGAAACAAAAAACCGCAATTACGTTCTTGTGGAGGTAAGTTAATTGCTTTTTGAGAATCAAACAAGACTTTCCCATTTAAAATAATTTTACCGCGATCGGGCATTTCTAAACCAGCAATACAGCGTAAAATTAAACTTTTTCCTGCTCCAGAAGCTCCCAACAAGCCGAAAGGTGTTTGGTCAGTATGAAAACAGACATCTAAATAAAACCCTGGTAATTGTTTTTGAATTTCCACTGTTAATTCAATTGGGTGCTGCACGGGCATATTATCCCAAGTTCGCTTACGATTTTTCGGCAAAATAAAGCGATTTAACCCAGTTTCGCCTATAAATTGGATTTTTTCAGCATAATTAACCCCCATAACTACCGTAAAAGAAATAACTAACATAACTATAACTAACCATGATGCTCGCTCCATCTCCCCTGCTTCGGTAGCCAAATAAATAGCAATAGGGATAGTTTCGGTTTTACCTGGAATTGAACCTGCTAACATCAAAGTTGCCCCAAATTCCCCCAAAGCACGAGCAAAAGCCAGCAAAGTACCAGCAATTATGCCTTGTCTTGCCAAAGGTAAAGTAATTTGCCAAAAAATCCTGGTTTCTGAAGCTCCTAAAGTTCTAGCACAGGCAAAAAAATTAGGATCAATTTGCTTAAATGCACCCAAAGCCGTTTTATACATCAGGGGAAAAGCGACGACAGTTGAAGCAATTACAGTAGCATACCAAGAGAAAACAATAGTAACGCCAATATTTGCTAAAAATTGTCCAATTATTCCTTTTTTTCCCAACAATAGCAACAACAAAAACCCGACAACCGTGGGCGGAAGTACTAAAGGTGCAGTAAATAAAGTTTCAATAACTTCCTTACCCTTCCCCCGATAATTTAACATCCAACCTGCTGCCATAATACCCAGAAAAAAAGTAATTACCGTTGCAGTAATAGCTGTTTTCAAAGAGATCCAAATAGAAGATAAATCTAGATCAAGCATTGTTTTTTAGGGAGGAGGGGGGAGTTAGGTAGTAGGTAGGAGTAACGAGTATAGAGTCAAAAGTAAAGAGTATAGAGTATTGAGTATAGAGTCAAAAGTAAAGAGTCAGGTAGTATATCAGAAGCTAAAAGTTATCTATCACGGGTTAGCTGCGCCTTCTAGCTAAAAACTAATTAACCCCAATAAAACCATGTTGTTTAAATAAATTTTGTGCTTCGGGGCTGAGGAGATAATTTTCTAATTCCTTAGCTGCTTGAGGGTTTTTTGTCGCTTTTAATATTGCAATTGGATAAATGACGGGAGAATGACTAGCTTCGGGGGCGGTAGCAACTATTTTTACCTGATCATTAAATTTAGCATTACTAAGATAAACAATTCCTGCATCGACATTTTCTGTAGCTACATAATTTAATACCTGTTGTACATCTTTACCATATACGGCTTTGGGGATAACTGCGTCTATAATTCCCAGGGAAGTTAAGACTTCTTGAGCATATTTACCTACTGGCACAGTTTCTGGTATACCTAAAGCAATTTTAGTTAAAGCGTCTGTGGTTAAATCTGCAAAACTATTAATTTTATTGCTATTTTTTGGCACAATTAAAACTATTTTATTACTCAACAAATTTCGACGCGAGCTAGGTAAGAGTAAATTCTTAACGTCTAAAGCAGCCATTTGTTCTATAGCAGCAGAAATAAAAATGTCTACAGGTGCGCCTTGTTCGATTTGTTGCTGTAATGAACCTGAAGCCCCAAAATTATAAACTATATTTACTTGTGGTTGCAGTTGAGAATATTTTGGTTGTATCGCTTTGAGGGCATTTTGTAAACTGGTAGCTGCGGAAATAGTTAAGGTAACAGTATCATTAGCTATAGCTTGATTATTTATCTGGGGTTGATTGATTTTTGTAAGATTTATGATTAAGAAAAAAGCAATCAAAGATAAACTTAAATAAATTAAGATATTTTTTTTGAGCAGCATCAATATTGTAAAAATATTATCTTACCATCCTACTATCTAATTACTTATCAACCCCAAAAACTAGATTACTGCCAAACGTAAAGCAAAATAAATAGGATAATCCAAATAACATCAACAAAGTGCCAAAATAAAGAGGTAGCATCTACCCCAAATTGCCCTTCTGCATAATTATTAGGAATAAATGAGCGAATTAACATGATGGTTTGTAACAGGATGCCTGTAAAAACGTGCAAACCATGAAAGCCAGTTAAAAGATAAAATATTCCGCCAAAAACGCCAGAAGTAAAACCAAATTGTAAACCGTTCCATTCTACTGCTTGCCCATAGAGGAAATACCCACCCATTGCCATAGTTAGTAGCCAAAAGAAACGAAAACCCCAAAGGTTATCTTTATGTAAAAATCTTTCGGCAATATAAATTACAAAGCTACTAGAAACTAAGACTATAGTATTAATAAATGGTTCTCTAATTTCCAACCCTGAAACACCAGCAGGTAGCCAGTCAGTCATGGTGGTTTTATAAATAATATATCCCCCAAAAAAACTGAGGAAAATTACACTTTCGGAGAGAAGAAAAACAATAAAACCATACATTCTATTGCCAGCTTCATCATGTTCTTCTACTTTAGGGGAGTCGAGCGATCGCTCTTCTTGATTGGGAATGGTACTATCTGTCATAATTGTTAGCTTGTTATATTTTTACACGAAATCCGATTACCAAAACATAAGATCGATCTGTAGTTTTAATTAGTCTAAAACTAAGCGTGCCTAGTGCCTAGTGCCTAGTGTAAGCGTGCCTCAACTTTTAAATAGCGTATCTAAACAGGATTTAGTATTACTTAGGGCTTTTGCCAAACTACTGAGTAACGCCAAAATAAGTGTTGCATGATCTTGGCTTTTTCTAGGAAGTTACTGTATATTTCTTTTGCTTGAGTGAGGGTGAGATATGTATCAGTACTGGCGTGTTTTTGCCAAGCTTCTAATTCTTCTTGGCTAGCTTTTAGTTTGCCATTAATTAATATTGTTAACAGTGGGTTAAGAACTAAAGAATTAATTTCGCGTAGGATATCTTGAGGATATTCATATCTAACTAAATCCAAAATTACCAATTTTCCCTGACATTTTAAAGCAGATTTTAAACTCGGTAATAACTGATCTAAAGGTAAATGATGAACTGTGGCGATAGAGGCGATCGCGTCAAATTTCTCTAGAGGAAAATGCCACTTTAGAATATCACCAACCAAAAACTCAATATTTTGATATGCTTGAGAACGTTGTTTAGCAATTGCAATCATTGTCGGTGACAAATCCAAAGCAATAACTTTATTAAAACGTTGGGCTAGCAAACGGGAAAAATCCCCTGTTCCACAACCTATATCAAGGGCAATATTACCTTTAATTGGTAATTGTTTCAGAAGAAAAGAATGATAATGCCGATTATGATCCCACAGCTTCTGTTCTAGTAAAGCAATGCGATCAAAATCCTGCTTAATTTTATTAATTAAATTATCATCCATTCTGCCAAATAACTTAGATAAGCTTATAGCGTATTTAAATTGCATACTATTCTTTTAGAAAATCAGGTTGAAACCCTTATCTAGACTCAGCCACTCAGCCACTCAACCAGTAATTTAAATGCGTAACAGCTTAGAAACAACCTAACCCATATTCTGTGTCAAGGGTTCTTTTTTGCCATATCCATAGGGTTCAGAAATAACTATTGGTGTTTCCTCAAAATTTTCTTCTTCTGGGGGTGAAGCAACCAGCCATTCCAAGCCGATCGCCCTCCAAGGGTTATTTCCTGCGGGTTTGCCCGAAATCCAAGAACTAACCATATTTAAGAGAAAAGGAATTACCGAAATACCCAATATAAACCCCCCAATACTTGCTAAAACATTCCAAAAAGTAAATTCAGGATCGTAGGATGCAACACGGCGAGGCATACCCATTAAACCTACAGGGTGCATAGGTAGGAAGTTTAGCGCAGTACCAATAAAAGATAAATAAAAGTGCAGCTTACCCAAGCCTTCATAATACATCTTGCCTGTCATCTTAGGAAACCAATGATAAATAGCTGCATAGGTAGCAAATACCATTGAACCATACAAGACATAGTGGAAATGTCCCACAACAAAATAAGTATTGTTGACGTGGATATCAATAGGAGTCGATGCCAACATGATACCTGTGATACCAGCAAACACAAAATTAACCAGCCCTCCAAGGGCAAATAACATCGGCGTATCCAGACGCAGTTTACCACCCCAAATTGTCGCCACCCAAGCAAAAACTTTAATCCCTGTGGGTACAGAAATCAACATGGTAGTTGCCATAAACAACATTCTCATCCAACCTGGAGTACCACTAGCAAACATATGGTGTACCCAAACAATGCCACTCAAACCAGTAATTACTACTGAAGAAACAGCAACAACTCTATAACCAAATAAGGGCTTGCGGGCGTAAACAGGAAATATCTCGGAAAAAATGCCAAATGCGGGCAAAATAATTACATATACAGCAGGATGGGAGTAAAACCAGAAAAAATGCTGATATAAAACAGGATTACCACCTTGAACAGGATCAAAAAACGCTGTTCCAAAAGTAAGATCACACAGTAACATCACCGCCCCCGCCGTTAGGGCTGGCAAACCATATAATTGAATCAATTGGGCTGCTAAAACTGTCCAAACAAAAGCAGGAGTTTTAAACCAAGTCATCCCTGGGGCGCGCATCCGTACAATAGTTGTCACAAAATTGACAGCCCCCATGATCGAAGATACTCCAGAAAGGGCAACGGCTAATAACCAGAGGAATTGCCCGTTAATTAAGTTACCTGTAGGATTTTGTAAACTAACTGGCGGATAAGCCCACCAACCAGATTGAGAGGGGCCCCCTGGTACAAGAAAACTAATCGCGAGTAAAATTCCCACCACAGGAATCATCCAAAAAGCTGCTGCATTCAGACGGGGGAATGCCATGTCTTTCGCCCCAATCATTAAAGGCACAAGATAGTTAGATAATCCCGTTAATACAGGAAAAGTCCAACCAAATAACATAATCGTACCGTGCATAGTAAACAAGGCGTTATAAACGGTGCGATCTAATAAATCTGGTTCGGGTGTAATAAGTTCACCACGCATGATCATGGCAAAAATACCAGCCAGGAGGAAGAAGAAAAAGGAGGTAACTAAATATTGAATGCCAATTACTTTATGATCGAGGCTAAAACTAAAGTATTTGCGCCATTTTGGAGGTGTTTCTTTAGTTATTTTTTGAGGGTTGGAAAGGGTAGTCATAAATTAGTAGTGATCATTAATTGAACAATTGATAAATATATCTGTGATCCTTATCAACTCTTTTAGTCTCGCGCTTAGGTTTTGGTTGGTTGGCTGTGATATGTCTATTTTTTTAGGATGACTTCAAGAATCCCTTGTTTTAGACATAATTAACCAATTACTTTTGATAATCGATTGGTTTTGTTATAAGCCAAAATCCCAACCAATTAAGGATGATAATTAACCATAGGTGACGGGGCTGGTACAACAGTATCCCAGATAGCGATCGCGTCTTTTTGTTCTCTTTGGGCGTATTCACTAGCTGCTTGATTGGGTGCGGGGGTTGGTTTCTGTCTTTTGGCTTGATTTAACCAGCGATCGTAGTCTTCGCTATTTTCCACAACCACATCAGTTTGCATCGCAGCAAAATATGTACCGCTATATTGGGAGTCTCGCAGACGATATCTACCAATTTTGATCGGAGTAAATTCAAAGTCAACAGTTTTAGGAGGAATAATATCTTGTTTAACTCTGAATGCAGGAATATAAAAACCGTGAATAACATCCTGCGATCGCATGGTTAAATGTACCCTTTGATCTACAGGTAAATGTAATTCTGTACTAGTAACATTTTTATCTGGGTAATGAAACACCCATGCCCATTGTTTAGAATCTACCTCTATATTGGTGGTTGCTTCGCTACTTAACCCTGTATCCGCATAGGCTGATGGCATCATATGGGGTAGATGGGCAATTTCTGTTGGGCCATGCAAATCCATTTTATCGTAGGTTTGATAGCTCAAAGTAGCAATAATAAATACCAAGACTAAAGGTATTGCTGTCCAAATAATTTCTAGCTTGATGTTACCTTCTATTGGTGGCCCATCACTAGTATCGTATCTACCTGCTCGATGTACGATTATGTTATAGATAATTGCCCCTGTAACCCCCAAAAAGATAAATGTACCGATCGCAGTTAATAGACTAAACAGATTATCGATTAAAACTGCTTCAGCCGAAGCTTGAGGAGGCAACCAGGAATAAGCAATTTGTCCCATCCAGACACTCATTGCCACTACAACTAAAGTGATCGCACTGATAATTATTATTTTAGTTCTCACAAAACATCCTCATCTCAATAAAACATTGGGGTCTTGTCCTAGACGTAATAGATTGTCTGCGGTGTTATGAACGCCAAATTCAGCAGCTAATTGCGCTCCTAAAGTCCCATGTACATACATAATAAACATAATGGCAAGACCAGCCAGTAAATATCGCCACTGTACCTGTCTACTGGTATCATTACGCCAAACATAACGCTGAAAACCTCGCCAGATAGTCATTCCCACAATCGCAGCCAGGAGAAATACCCCACCAACCCCATGCCATAGCATAGTTTCCATCGCCCCCAGACCCCAAGCACTTATAACATCTGGAGTGGAATCTACTAACATGATTTCATAAAAACCAAATCCCACGGTGAAAAAGGTAATAATCGCAGCACCCAGCATATTGTACCAACCCACATCAAAGAAATTAGCGCGAGTTGCAGGAATTGCTAAATATTTAAATATAGTGCGGTCAAAGGGAAATAGGACACCCACAATATCAAAAGCAATCCCAATAATGAATAAGCCTAAAGTTAAATGTACTAAATTCGGATGAATTGGAATTGGGTAAGGTAGCCCATTTGCCCCTAAATCTAATTGATTAATTAATTCTGGATTCATATCTTAGTTATTAGGTGTGAATAGAAAAGAGAAAAGACCAATAACAAAAATTATAGTAATCCTTCTTTAGCTGCTTCGACTAAGGGAACTGTATGTAGACCGTAAACCCACACCAATTTATCCCCTAAATACACTTGGTAAAATACTAAACCTGTCAAGAGTAAGCCGACACCCAAATAAGCTACAGGTACTTTTTGAGAGTCTTGAGAACGAATTACATATCGCCAACCTGTAATGGCTGCAATGATCCCTGATAACGACCAACCAATCAACGTATGCAAATTCAATACTGGTTCAACTGCGTCATAAGCGATCGCTAATCCTGCTTCTATCTGTCCGAAAATGATGGCAATAAAAATTGCAATAGTAGCAAAAAACATATTC
Coding sequences:
- a CDS encoding hypothetical protein (similar to menaquinone biosynthesis methyltransferase) — encoded protein: MQFKYAISLSKLFGRMDDNLINKIKQDFDRIALLEQKLWDHNRHYHSFLLKQLPIKGNIALDIGCGTGDFSRLLAQRFNKVIALDLSPTMIAIAKQRSQAYQNIEFLVGDILKWHFPLEKFDAIASIATVHHLPLDQLLPSLKSALKCQGKLVILDLVRYEYPQDILREINSLVLNPLLTILINGKLKASQEELEAWQKHASTDTYLTLTQAKEIYSNFLEKAKIMQHLFWRYSVVWQKP
- a CDS encoding conserved hypothetical membrane protein, which translates into the protein MLENLLPPLNDHNLPYPDTIHPIVVHFVIAMVLFAFLCDVIGYFSKNYRLYEVSWWNMFFATIAIFIAIIFGQIEAGLAIAYDAVEPVLNLHTLIGWSLSGIIAAITGWRYVIRSQDSQKVPVAYLGVGLLLTGLVFYQVYLGDKLVWVYGLHTVPLVEAAKEGLL
- a CDS encoding cytochrome c oxidase subunit III; its protein translation is MTDSTIPNQEERSLDSPKVEEHDEAGNRMYGFIVFLLSESVIFLSFFGGYIIYKTTMTDWLPAGVSGLEIREPFINTIVLVSSSFVIYIAERFLHKDNLWGFRFFWLLTMAMGGYFLYGQAVEWNGLQFGFTSGVFGGIFYLLTGFHGLHVFTGILLQTIMLIRSFIPNNYAEGQFGVDATSLFWHFVDVIWIILFILLYVWQ
- the modA gene encoding molybdenum ABC transporter, periplasmic binding protein, encoding MLLKKNILIYLSLSLIAFFLIINLTKINQPQINNQAIANDTVTLTISAATSLQNALKAIQPKYSQLQPQVNIVYNFGASGSLQQQIEQGAPVDIFISAAIEQMAALDVKNLLLPSSRRNLLSNKIVLIVPKNSNKINSFADLTTDALTKIALGIPETVPVGKYAQEVLTSLGIIDAVIPKAVYGKDVQQVLNYVATENVDAGIVYLSNAKFNDQVKIVATAPEASHSPVIYPIAILKATKNPQAAKELENYLLSPEAQNLFKQHGFIGVN
- a CDS encoding conserved hypothetical membrane protein — translated: MNPELINQLDLGANGLPYPIPIHPNLVHLTLGLFIIGIAFDIVGVLFPFDRTIFKYLAIPATRANFFDVGWYNMLGAAIITFFTVGFGFYEIMLVDSTPDVISAWGLGAMETMLWHGVGGVFLLAAIVGMTIWRGFQRYVWRNDTSRQVQWRYLLAGLAIMFIMYVHGTLGAQLAAEFGVHNTADNLLRLGQDPNVLLR
- the ctaDII gene encoding cytochrome oxidase II large subunit; the encoded protein is MTTLSNPQKITKETPPKWRKYFSFSLDHKVIGIQYLVTSFFFFLLAGIFAMIMRGELITPEPDLLDRTVYNALFTMHGTIMLFGWTFPVLTGLSNYLVPLMIGAKDMAFPRLNAAAFWMIPVVGILLAISFLVPGGPSQSGWWAYPPVSLQNPTGNLINGQFLWLLAVALSGVSSIMGAVNFVTTIVRMRAPGMTWFKTPAFVWTVLAAQLIQLYGLPALTAGAVMLLCDLTFGTAFFDPVQGGNPVLYQHFFWFYSHPAVYVIILPAFGIFSEIFPVYARKPLFGYRVVAVSSVVITGLSGIVWVHHMFASGTPGWMRMLFMATTMLISVPTGIKVFAWVATIWGGKLRLDTPMLFALGGLVNFVFAGITGIMLASTPIDIHVNNTYFVVGHFHYVLYGSMVFATYAAIYHWFPKMTGKMYYEGLGKLHFYLSFIGTALNFLPMHPVGLMGMPRRVASYDPEFTFWNVLASIGGFILGISVIPFLLNMVSSWISGKPAGNNPWRAIGLEWLVASPPEEENFEETPIVISEPYGYGKKEPLTQNMG
- a CDS encoding molybdate ABC transporter inner membrane subunit; the encoded protein is MLDLDLSSIWISLKTAITATVITFFLGIMAAGWMLNYRGKGKEVIETLFTAPLVLPPTVVGFLLLLLLGKKGIIGQFLANIGVTIVFSWYATVIASTVVAFPLMYKTALGAFKQIDPNFFACARTLGASETRIFWQITLPLARQGIIAGTLLAFARALGEFGATLMLAGSIPGKTETIPIAIYLATEAGEMERASWLVIVMLVISFTVVMGVNYAEKIQFIGETGLNRFILPKNRKRTWDNMPVQHPIELTVEIQKQLPGFYLDVCFHTDQTPFGLLGASGAGKSLILRCIAGLEMPDRGKIILNGKVLFDSQKAINLPPQERNCGFLFQNYALFPHLTVAENIAFGMPSGKTSQAIKEEIAQQLIAVNLAAIGDRYPRQLSGGQQQRVALARARASKPEIMLLDEPFSALDTYLRDKQEKILRNNLIHYQGVTLLITHNLEEAYRVCPNLMVIDQGRAIAIGSKQDIFKHPGNYRTAQLTGCKNFSRAIAINDHQILAVDWYCTLEVIPPIPPTLKYVGIRAYQLDILGIKQAANTFNCWLANQSETQHRMTLYLKLNQAPKHREDYHLQAEVYKDRWEKLKCLPSPWKIQLQPQKIMFLS
- the ctaCII gene encoding cytochrome c oxidase subunit II, which encodes MRTKIIIISAITLVVVAMSVWMGQIAYSWLPPQASAEAVLIDNLFSLLTAIGTFIFLGVTGAIIYNIIVHRAGRYDTSDGPPIEGNIKLEIIWTAIPLVLVFIIATLSYQTYDKMDLHGPTEIAHLPHMMPSAYADTGLSSEATTNIEVDSKQWAWVFHYPDKNVTSTELHLPVDQRVHLTMRSQDVIHGFYIPAFRVKQDIIPPKTVDFEFTPIKIGRYRLRDSQYSGTYFAAMQTDVVVENSEDYDRWLNQAKRQKPTPAPNQAASEYAQREQKDAIAIWDTVVPAPSPMVNYHP